A stretch of the Pirellulales bacterium genome encodes the following:
- the alaS gene encoding alanine--tRNA ligase, with translation MKTDEIREKYLAFFESKKCVRRPSDVLVPRWDPSVLFTPAGMNQFKDHFLGKCKLEFTRATTCQKCLRTGDIDNVGRTAYHHTFFEMLGNFSFGDYFKREAISWAWEFLTAKKWMGIPAGQLSVSVYLDDDEAYNIWHDEIKVPAEHIQRMGEDDNFWPAGAPSKGPDGVCGPCSEIFFHTPRGGEVEIWNLVFTQFNRIGNPPNNLRPLPSKNIDTGMGLERMAAVMQGVETNFHIDILRPLVEAAGQVCKQKYDSASDNGRRLRRIADHIRACAFAIHEEVAPGPKKQGYVIKRLLRRAVLDGHQMGVKQPFLYQLVGTVADVMKQPYPELKTTIDRVSKIIRSEEESFLRTIDSGLNLIDRLFASMKREGRSLITGAEAADMYTTHGFPPELLEQIGAEHNLQLDWAGFKSAMEEHGLESGGGKVADVFTHSPVDSLAKAMEPTKFLGYETIEAADKVVGIIAQDHLCEAMQEIGSGEPVTVVLEQTPFYGESGGQVGDTGEITGPGLRFEVIDTQKEKGFVLHRGHLRQGVLKLGQTVTAKVNDERRDGIRRAHSATHVLHYALQKYLGKHAQQQGSKVDADWLRFDFANPAAVEKDTLAKIEDEVNRQILAAQPVSWKLLPITEARQAGATMLFGEKYPDVVRMVSMGNFSKELCGGTHVNSTGQIGLFRVAHEESVSSGTRRIVAWTGERALRQAREDQHVLLEIAAALRVPVHELPQRVGTLAKEVRDLKKQLAAGPKAGGVTPEKLIEEAAKVGGVTVIVTETPGVETGGMRELVDLVRRKVSPAAILLASSTEDKVTIIAGLTRDLVERGLSAGQWINSAAETVGGRGGGKPDMAQAGGKSPDKLPAALDAARRQIEALLK, from the coding sequence ATGAAAACCGACGAAATTCGCGAAAAGTATTTGGCGTTCTTTGAATCCAAGAAGTGCGTCCGCCGACCCAGCGACGTGCTGGTGCCGCGGTGGGATCCGTCGGTGTTGTTCACGCCGGCGGGCATGAACCAGTTCAAAGATCATTTTTTGGGCAAGTGCAAGCTCGAGTTTACGCGGGCCACCACTTGCCAGAAGTGCCTGCGGACTGGCGACATCGACAACGTGGGGCGCACGGCGTATCACCACACGTTTTTCGAGATGCTGGGGAATTTCAGCTTTGGCGATTACTTCAAGCGCGAAGCCATTAGCTGGGCGTGGGAATTCCTGACGGCGAAGAAGTGGATGGGTATTCCGGCCGGCCAGCTTTCGGTTTCGGTCTATTTGGACGACGACGAGGCCTACAACATCTGGCACGACGAAATTAAAGTGCCTGCCGAACATATTCAGCGGATGGGGGAAGATGATAATTTCTGGCCTGCCGGTGCGCCCAGCAAAGGCCCTGACGGCGTATGCGGTCCGTGCAGCGAAATCTTTTTTCACACGCCCCGCGGCGGCGAAGTCGAAATCTGGAATTTGGTGTTCACGCAATTCAACCGTATCGGCAATCCTCCCAATAACTTGAGGCCGCTACCGAGCAAAAACATTGACACCGGCATGGGGCTAGAACGGATGGCCGCCGTCATGCAAGGCGTGGAAACAAATTTTCACATCGATATTTTGCGTCCCTTGGTTGAAGCTGCTGGGCAAGTGTGCAAACAGAAGTATGACTCGGCCAGCGACAACGGCCGCCGGCTGCGGCGCATTGCCGACCACATTCGCGCCTGTGCCTTTGCCATTCATGAGGAAGTGGCGCCCGGGCCGAAGAAACAAGGTTACGTGATCAAGCGGCTGTTGCGGAGGGCGGTGTTGGACGGACATCAAATGGGAGTGAAGCAGCCGTTTTTGTACCAACTAGTTGGCACCGTGGCCGACGTCATGAAGCAGCCTTATCCGGAATTGAAAACCACGATTGATCGGGTGTCGAAAATCATTCGCAGCGAAGAAGAAAGCTTCTTGCGCACCATCGACAGCGGATTGAATTTGATCGATCGGTTGTTTGCATCAATGAAGCGGGAAGGGCGCTCGCTAATTACCGGCGCCGAAGCTGCCGACATGTACACCACACATGGCTTTCCGCCGGAATTGCTAGAGCAGATTGGCGCGGAGCATAATTTGCAATTGGATTGGGCCGGCTTCAAATCCGCGATGGAGGAACACGGCCTGGAAAGCGGCGGCGGCAAAGTAGCCGATGTGTTCACTCATAGCCCGGTCGACAGTTTGGCCAAGGCAATGGAGCCGACCAAGTTTTTGGGTTATGAAACTATCGAAGCCGCCGACAAAGTGGTGGGCATTATCGCCCAGGATCATTTGTGCGAGGCGATGCAGGAAATCGGCAGTGGCGAACCCGTGACCGTGGTGCTGGAGCAAACGCCGTTTTATGGGGAATCGGGCGGACAAGTGGGCGATACAGGAGAAATCACCGGGCCTGGTTTGCGATTTGAAGTAATCGACACGCAAAAGGAAAAAGGCTTTGTGCTGCATCGCGGGCACTTGCGCCAGGGCGTGTTGAAATTGGGCCAGACGGTAACCGCCAAGGTGAATGACGAGCGGCGTGATGGCATTCGCCGGGCTCACTCCGCAACACACGTGTTGCATTACGCTTTACAAAAATATCTCGGCAAGCATGCGCAGCAACAGGGTTCCAAGGTCGATGCCGATTGGCTGCGGTTTGATTTTGCCAATCCAGCGGCTGTCGAAAAAGACACGCTGGCGAAAATTGAAGACGAAGTAAACCGCCAAATTCTGGCCGCGCAACCAGTGAGTTGGAAATTGCTGCCCATTACCGAGGCACGACAAGCCGGCGCGACGATGCTCTTCGGAGAGAAATATCCTGATGTGGTGCGAATGGTGAGTATGGGGAATTTTAGCAAGGAGTTGTGCGGTGGCACGCACGTCAACAGCACTGGGCAAATTGGTCTGTTCCGCGTTGCACATGAAGAGAGCGTGTCATCCGGTACACGCCGAATCGTCGCCTGGACGGGAGAGAGGGCCTTACGACAAGCGCGGGAAGATCAGCATGTTCTGCTTGAAATTGCCGCCGCATTGCGCGTGCCCGTACACGAATTACCTCAGCGCGTGGGAACTTTGGCCAAAGAAGTGCGCGATTTGAAAAAGCAATTGGCGGCTGGTCCGAAAGCCGGCGGCGTGACTCCCGAAAAATTGATTGAAGAAGCAGCCAAAGTCGGTGGCGTGACCGTTATTGTTACCGAAACACCGGGAGTGGAAACCGGGGGCATGCGAGAACTGGTCGATCTGGTACGCCGCAAAGTTAGCCCAGCGGCGATTTTGCTTGCTAGCAGCACCGAAGATAAAGTGACCATCATTGCGGGCTTGACGCGCGATTTAGTGGAGCGCGGACTGAGTGCCGGACAGTGGATCAATTCGGCGGCGGAAACGGTTGGCGGCCGTGGCGGCGGCAAGCCCGACATGGCCCAGGCCGGCGGCAAATCGCCCGATAAACTGCCGGCTGCATTAGATGCAGCCCGAAGGCAAATTGAAGCTCTTTTGAAGTAA
- the recA gene encoding recombinase RecA has protein sequence MVTAVKTNNHMAKKETLTEKPADVKAAKRPQSQPQTEKDPLADHPQLKNTIAQIEKTFGEGSIMPLGSTEAATSRVQGIPTGSLSLDVALGGVGLPKGRIIEIFGPESSGKTTLALHAVAQAQREGGIAAFIDAEHALDPTWAKKLGVNLETLLVSQPGSGEEAMNITEMLIKSNAVDVIVIDSVAALVPQKELDGEMGDTHVGLQARLMSQAMRKLTGAISKSKTCVIFINQIREKIGVMFGSPETTPGGRALKFYSSCRIDVRRIGQLKDGEEVIGQRVRAKVVKNKVAPPFRVAEFDMLHANGISYEGDVLDLAMVHKLVLRSGAWFKYGETHLGQGREKVRQYLAENSKLTEELREKILAAGISNVIPSTGGAGEE, from the coding sequence ATGGTTACCGCGGTTAAAACCAACAATCACATGGCCAAAAAAGAAACGCTTACGGAAAAACCGGCGGATGTGAAAGCCGCCAAGCGGCCGCAGTCGCAGCCGCAAACCGAGAAAGACCCGCTGGCCGATCATCCCCAGTTAAAAAACACCATCGCCCAAATTGAAAAGACCTTTGGCGAAGGTTCGATTATGCCGCTGGGCTCCACCGAGGCCGCCACCAGCCGCGTGCAAGGCATTCCCACCGGCAGCCTGTCTCTCGATGTGGCCCTGGGAGGCGTGGGGCTACCCAAGGGACGCATTATCGAAATTTTCGGGCCGGAATCGAGCGGAAAAACCACGTTGGCCCTGCATGCCGTGGCCCAGGCTCAGCGCGAAGGAGGCATTGCCGCGTTTATTGATGCCGAGCATGCGCTCGATCCTACCTGGGCCAAAAAGTTGGGCGTGAATTTGGAAACGCTCCTGGTCAGCCAGCCGGGCAGCGGCGAAGAGGCCATGAACATTACCGAAATGCTGATCAAGAGCAATGCCGTCGACGTGATTGTTATTGACTCGGTCGCCGCCCTGGTGCCGCAGAAGGAATTGGACGGCGAAATGGGCGATACGCACGTCGGGTTGCAAGCCCGGCTGATGAGCCAGGCCATGCGCAAATTGACCGGCGCGATTTCCAAGAGCAAAACGTGCGTGATTTTCATCAATCAAATCCGCGAAAAAATTGGCGTGATGTTCGGCAGTCCGGAAACCACGCCGGGCGGCCGGGCGCTGAAGTTTTATTCGTCTTGCCGCATCGACGTGCGGCGCATCGGCCAGCTTAAGGACGGCGAGGAAGTGATTGGCCAGCGCGTGCGGGCCAAAGTGGTGAAAAACAAAGTTGCCCCGCCGTTCCGCGTGGCAGAGTTCGACATGCTGCATGCCAACGGCATCAGCTATGAAGGAGACGTGCTGGATTTAGCGATGGTGCACAAATTGGTCCTCCGCTCCGGCGCGTGGTTCAAATACGGCGAAACGCATTTAGGCCAAGGTCGCGAAAAGGTCCGGCAATATTTGGCCGAGAATTCCAAGCTCACGGAAGAGTTGCGGGAAAAGATTTTGGCCGCCGGCATTAGCAATGTCATCCCCAGCACCGGCGGAGCTGGAGAAGAATAA
- a CDS encoding CHAT domain-containing protein yields the protein MLRTDRPIKLIDLGPVEPINQAVEKWRETYGGNVAGLAAEDQPGMKLRRLVWEPLEPYLGIDPAAPSPQPSPKERGSVKTVLISPDGEVAKFPWSALPGSKPNTYLIEDGIAVALIPVPQMLPDLLGESPSPQPSAAKGEGKAPALLILGDVNYDAAPDDRPSAKPDPLPQPLLEKTPLAMAEPHRSAIRGKDGMQFSPLPGTAQEIQAIGKMYQERFGATPPLTLTQSAATTQRLRQEAPQFRYLHLATHGFFAPVTVRSALAGNLQSSPAIQNARQRDPIGFNPGLLSGIALSGANRGNQRNLWDDNLNRSTTDDGILTALEVAALDLRNVDLAVLSACETGLGQASAGEGMLGLQRAFQLAGARTTVTSLWSVDDAATQTLMSEFYSRLWDRQHPLGKLAALREAQLAMLQHYDPRTKQLVHRAPDLGRGAVEVDSPAADADQTKTHGRLSPKYWAAFELSGDWR from the coding sequence GTGCTTCGCACGGATCGGCCCATCAAATTGATCGATTTGGGACCCGTCGAGCCGATTAACCAGGCGGTCGAAAAATGGCGCGAAACGTACGGCGGCAATGTGGCTGGCCTGGCGGCCGAAGATCAACCGGGCATGAAATTGCGGCGGTTGGTTTGGGAACCGCTGGAGCCGTACTTGGGAATCGATCCTGCGGCACCCTCACCCCAGCCCTCTCCCAAAGAGAGAGGGAGCGTGAAAACCGTCCTCATTTCGCCCGATGGCGAGGTGGCGAAATTTCCTTGGAGTGCGCTGCCGGGAAGTAAGCCGAACACGTATTTGATTGAAGATGGGATTGCCGTCGCATTAATTCCCGTGCCGCAGATGCTGCCGGATTTGTTGGGAGAGTCCCCTTCACCCCAACCGTCTGCCGCCAAGGGAGAGGGAAAAGCTCCCGCGCTGCTAATCTTGGGCGATGTAAATTACGACGCCGCTCCGGATGATCGGCCTTCAGCGAAGCCCGATCCTTTGCCGCAACCGCTGCTTGAAAAAACTCCACTGGCCATGGCCGAACCGCACCGTTCAGCGATCCGCGGCAAAGATGGGATGCAATTTTCGCCCCTCCCCGGCACCGCCCAGGAAATTCAAGCGATTGGAAAAATGTATCAAGAACGATTCGGCGCCACTCCGCCGCTGACGCTAACGCAATCGGCTGCCACTACCCAGCGGTTGCGGCAGGAAGCGCCCCAGTTTCGCTATTTGCATCTGGCCACGCACGGCTTTTTTGCTCCGGTCACAGTTCGCTCGGCGCTGGCAGGCAATCTGCAATCATCACCGGCTATTCAAAATGCCCGCCAGCGAGATCCGATTGGCTTTAACCCAGGCCTGCTCTCGGGCATTGCATTGAGCGGCGCCAATCGAGGAAATCAACGGAATTTATGGGACGATAATCTTAATCGCTCAACGACAGACGATGGCATTTTGACCGCTCTGGAAGTTGCTGCACTCGATTTACGCAACGTCGATTTAGCCGTGCTGTCGGCGTGCGAAACTGGCTTGGGACAAGCATCCGCCGGGGAAGGGATGCTCGGTCTGCAAAGGGCCTTCCAGTTGGCCGGAGCGCGGACAACGGTCACGTCGCTATGGAGCGTAGACGATGCCGCCACGCAAACTTTGATGAGCGAGTTCTATTCTCGGCTGTGGGACAGGCAGCATCCACTCGGTAAGCTGGCCGCGCTGCGCGAGGCACAACTGGCAATGCTCCAGCATTACGATCCGCGCACGAAACAACTGGTTCATCGGGCGCCAGACCTCGGCCGCGGTGCAGTAGAAGTAGACTCTCCCGCCGCTGACGCTGACCAAACGAAGACGCACGGCCGGCTCTCGCCCAAATATTGGGCCGCCTTCGAACTCTCCGGCGACTGGCGGTAA
- a CDS encoding DUF1559 domain-containing protein yields MFISKQVSGGSQAQRYGANCRRRDSGAEESQWVIFCHSKDSQLNSPAFTLVELLVVMAIVGVLISLLIPAVQTARESARKTQCRNNLKQIGVAILNHVNAQRFFPTGGWGGGWTGDPNLGFDHHQPGGWIYNVLPYLEENVLRVRGLDLSPTDKATALGSVCATALTVFNCPSRRATKLYPNVWPYPSYNVTLGPLVARSDYAICAGDRGTNGLGDQGGPKSFDAAADYPWPDPSRFTGISFVRSQIKPAQVIDGLSKTYSAGEKYLDSEYYESGWDPSDRGHMYSGFAVDNVRLALANDPPKRDQVSVTSETCFGSAHWNSFNVVLCDGSVQDINYLINLSIHRQFANRCDNP; encoded by the coding sequence ATGTTTATCAGCAAACAAGTTTCTGGCGGTAGTCAGGCGCAGCGGTACGGTGCGAATTGTCGTCGGCGAGACAGCGGCGCTGAAGAGTCGCAATGGGTTATATTCTGCCACTCCAAGGATTCGCAGCTAAATTCGCCAGCGTTTACGTTGGTAGAGCTGTTGGTGGTGATGGCAATTGTCGGCGTGCTAATCTCTCTTTTGATCCCCGCTGTCCAAACTGCTCGCGAATCGGCACGCAAAACACAATGCCGAAACAATCTGAAACAAATTGGCGTCGCGATTTTAAATCACGTCAATGCACAACGGTTTTTTCCGACAGGCGGTTGGGGAGGAGGGTGGACCGGCGATCCCAATCTCGGCTTCGACCACCATCAGCCCGGCGGGTGGATTTACAACGTGCTGCCTTACTTGGAAGAAAATGTGCTCCGGGTTCGGGGATTAGATTTGTCGCCCACTGATAAAGCGACCGCATTAGGTTCCGTGTGCGCCACGGCGCTGACCGTTTTTAACTGCCCTTCCCGGCGGGCCACCAAGCTGTACCCGAATGTTTGGCCTTATCCTTCTTACAATGTCACCCTCGGACCGCTGGTAGCCCGAAGTGATTACGCCATTTGCGCCGGCGACCGTGGGACTAACGGACTTGGTGATCAAGGGGGACCAAAATCGTTCGACGCCGCGGCTGATTATCCGTGGCCCGATCCCAGCCGATTCACCGGCATTTCTTTTGTCCGCAGTCAAATCAAGCCTGCGCAAGTGATCGATGGTTTATCGAAAACATATTCAGCCGGCGAAAAGTACCTCGATTCTGAATACTACGAAAGCGGTTGGGACCCTTCCGATCGTGGCCACATGTACTCCGGTTTTGCGGTAGACAACGTCCGGCTTGCGCTGGCCAACGATCCGCCCAAACGAGATCAAGTGAGCGTCACCAGTGAAACCTGTTTCGGCAGCGCTCACTGGAACAGCTTTAACGTGGTGCTGTGCGACGGATCGGTGCAAGATATTAATTACTTGATCAATTTGTCGATTCACCGTCAATTTGCCAACCGCTGTGACAACCCATAA
- a CDS encoding dockerin type I domain-containing protein: MHPKLGILSCLFLGYALAGTVYADVDAPTTIFPAGWTTVGDLDPPTFTTGFGDHLVDNPWISSGGSIGLQKHCVYFDSALYSPLLTFSDSTTLVSFSYSIADDHPGGEEFDADIFQVSGSDKVQGDHRVITYGTTASSDGEIEFDVTPGDTYQIRFRAYDYDTVASISSLGMTGPIQITNASVVYLPGDFNHDGHIDSSDILPMMKALVDPAGYQSQYHVSADVLAEIGDINQDGSFNNADLQSFLDFLNYGDGSATAVPEPNSSVLSILIAIGVFAGKRKRQTATAKKMATTKYQIVAFV, translated from the coding sequence ATGCATCCTAAATTGGGAATCTTGAGCTGCTTATTCCTAGGATACGCACTGGCAGGCACGGTTTATGCCGATGTGGATGCGCCAACCACCATTTTCCCAGCGGGCTGGACGACGGTCGGAGATTTGGATCCGCCGACTTTTACGACCGGGTTTGGTGATCATTTGGTCGACAATCCGTGGATTTCCAGCGGCGGATCGATCGGTTTACAGAAGCACTGTGTTTATTTTGACTCCGCGCTGTATTCTCCGCTATTGACTTTCTCCGACAGCACAACTTTAGTCTCCTTCAGCTATAGCATTGCTGATGATCATCCTGGCGGTGAGGAATTTGATGCGGACATCTTTCAAGTATCTGGTAGCGACAAAGTTCAAGGTGACCATCGAGTTATTACCTACGGAACCACGGCATCGAGTGATGGTGAAATAGAATTTGATGTGACCCCAGGCGACACTTACCAAATTCGATTCCGTGCGTACGACTATGATACTGTTGCATCAATCTCAAGTTTAGGCATGACCGGTCCCATTCAAATCACCAATGCCAGCGTGGTGTATTTACCAGGCGATTTTAACCACGACGGCCACATCGATTCTTCAGACATTCTGCCGATGATGAAGGCACTGGTTGATCCGGCCGGATACCAGTCGCAATACCATGTTTCTGCTGACGTGCTGGCTGAAATCGGTGACATCAATCAGGACGGCTCTTTTAATAATGCTGATCTGCAAAGCTTTTTAGATTTCTTGAATTATGGAGATGGTTCAGCAACGGCCGTTCCGGAACCGAATTCGTCAGTCCTTTCGATCTTGATTGCGATTGGGGTGTTCGCTGGCAAGCGAAAACGTCAAACGGCTACTGCGAAAAAAATGGCGACTACTAAATATCAAATCGTGGCATTTGTCTAG
- a CDS encoding cupin domain-containing protein — MNINRSGTQPSSKPPAEYFTGTVRLDPLFQSPAPARANGNSVTFEPGARTAWHTHPLGQTLIITAGCGLTQRWGGPIEEIRPGDVVWIPPGEKHWHGAAPATAMTHIAIQEHVDGKQVDWLEKVSDEQYAGREK, encoded by the coding sequence ATGAACATCAATCGCAGTGGCACGCAGCCTTCCAGCAAACCGCCGGCGGAGTATTTCACCGGCACAGTGCGGCTGGATCCCCTGTTTCAATCTCCGGCGCCGGCCCGGGCCAATGGCAACAGCGTTACGTTTGAGCCGGGCGCTCGGACCGCCTGGCACACGCATCCACTGGGTCAAACACTGATTATCACGGCCGGCTGCGGCCTGACACAGCGCTGGGGTGGGCCCATCGAGGAAATTCGTCCGGGGGATGTCGTCTGGATTCCGCCGGGGGAAAAGCACTGGCACGGGGCAGCTCCTGCAACAGCCATGACGCACATTGCCATTCAAGAACACGTCGACGGCAAACAAGTGGATTGGCTGGAAAAAGTGAGCGACGAGCAATACGCCGGCCGGGAAAAATAG
- a CDS encoding PEP-CTERM sorting domain-containing protein (PEP-CTERM proteins occur, often in large numbers, in the proteomes of bacteria that also encode an exosortase, a predicted intramembrane cysteine proteinase. The presence of a PEP-CTERM domain at a protein's C-terminus predicts cleavage within the sorting domain, followed by covalent anchoring to some some component of the (usually Gram-negative) cell surface. Many PEP-CTERM proteins exhibit an unusual sequence composition that includes large numbers of potential glycosylation sites. Expression of one such protein has been shown restore the ability of a bacterium to form floc, a type of biofilm.) — MITHKRIVGVAFFSSLVCVVIGFCFSANATPLAVNSAILATTLPGTAGGILQADSGALAFTATSFSGTLDSKVFVNDPANPFGPGFLTFQYEVKNLAGPDSIERFNVNGYGIPGLQTDASFFPTAGALPPTSFDRSSAATAGDVVGANYSAPPLGLGLLPPGDNGEILVIHTNYTQFNLSTASLIDGSTAQVQSYSPLFTFGAPEPATVCLLAGGAIGLVLTRRRFVRSGR; from the coding sequence ATGATTACGCACAAACGAATTGTCGGCGTAGCGTTCTTTTCGAGCCTTGTTTGCGTAGTGATTGGTTTTTGTTTCTCTGCCAATGCCACGCCGCTGGCGGTGAATTCGGCCATTCTTGCCACCACTTTGCCTGGAACAGCCGGCGGTATCTTACAAGCAGATAGCGGCGCGCTTGCCTTTACTGCGACTTCGTTTTCCGGCACGCTGGATAGCAAAGTATTTGTTAACGATCCGGCCAACCCATTTGGACCGGGCTTTCTCACATTCCAATACGAGGTAAAGAACCTTGCTGGTCCGGATTCGATCGAGCGCTTTAACGTCAATGGATACGGAATTCCCGGCTTGCAGACCGATGCAAGCTTTTTCCCTACAGCGGGCGCTCTGCCACCGACTTCGTTCGATCGCAGTTCGGCGGCGACCGCGGGAGACGTGGTAGGAGCTAATTATTCCGCTCCGCCGCTGGGCTTGGGTTTACTTCCGCCGGGCGACAATGGTGAGATTCTGGTAATTCATACGAACTATACCCAATTCAATCTCTCGACTGCCTCGCTCATTGATGGCAGCACGGCTCAGGTGCAAAGCTATTCTCCTTTGTTCACGTTTGGCGCGCCCGAGCCAGCAACCGTTTGCCTTCTGGCTGGTGGTGCGATTGGGCTGGTGCTGACTCGGCGGCGGTTCGTACGCAGCGGCCGTTAG
- a CDS encoding helix-turn-helix domain-containing protein, which produces MSKPGRPRALDDIKQREIIALVSSGCGVETAARYVGCSARTIYRETRRNKEFWERFRKAELASALSPLQTIQRAAHENWRAATWLLERKLPQHFAPTHRDMIDPEDLGQILDRFMEEICRNIPDKKARDRIVKRIEQGALVAVHEATTNRKNPKHRRRHSPLSDLPPGGPASAAPAAGWPSTRKPKYAPPPPAFPRPDFRYANSGLPVENADAAPSAASPSAAPLSTPPTENPAP; this is translated from the coding sequence ATGTCCAAACCCGGTCGTCCGCGTGCTCTTGACGATATTAAACAGCGCGAAATCATTGCTCTGGTTTCCTCCGGTTGCGGCGTCGAAACCGCCGCCCGCTACGTGGGCTGTTCCGCCCGCACCATTTACCGGGAAACGCGCCGCAATAAAGAATTTTGGGAGCGCTTTCGCAAGGCGGAACTGGCCTCCGCACTGAGTCCGCTGCAAACCATTCAAAGGGCCGCGCACGAAAACTGGCGAGCGGCCACGTGGCTGTTGGAGCGAAAGCTGCCGCAACATTTCGCTCCCACCCATCGCGACATGATCGACCCGGAAGACCTGGGCCAAATTCTCGATCGGTTCATGGAAGAAATTTGCCGCAACATTCCCGATAAAAAAGCCCGCGACCGCATCGTGAAGCGGATCGAGCAGGGCGCGCTGGTGGCGGTGCACGAAGCCACTACTAATCGCAAAAATCCCAAGCACCGCCGCCGCCACTCGCCGCTGAGCGATCTTCCCCCAGGGGGGCCAGCCAGCGCCGCGCCGGCCGCCGGCTGGCCATCCACGCGCAAGCCGAAATACGCTCCGCCGCCGCCCGCGTTTCCGCGTCCGGACTTCCGTTATGCCAATTCGGGCCTGCCCGTGGAGAATGCCGATGCGGCGCCTTCTGCGGCCAGTCCGTCTGCAGCGCCGCTTTCCACGCCGCCGACAGAGAACCCGGCGCCCTAA
- a CDS encoding pyridoxamine 5'-phosphate oxidase family protein, with amino-acid sequence MSNIPSDIAFTPAVKGIQAEKGSRGQYTDIEEFSGWETTVTPQLAKFIAGLDMFYLGTANAAGQPYIQYRGGLPGFLKVLDEHTLAFADFGGNRQYITLGNLSENPQAFIFLMDYAHSRRVKLWGTAKVVENDEALLSQLADPAYRAGKPERAIAFTLAAWDMNCPQHIHKRVPLKEVAPIIEQLQARVKQLEAELAQRDAQLPT; translated from the coding sequence ATGAGCAACATTCCCAGCGACATTGCCTTCACGCCCGCCGTAAAAGGCATTCAGGCCGAAAAAGGCTCGCGGGGCCAATACACCGACATCGAAGAATTTTCCGGCTGGGAAACCACCGTCACGCCGCAATTAGCGAAGTTCATCGCCGGGCTCGACATGTTCTATCTGGGCACGGCCAACGCCGCCGGGCAGCCGTACATTCAATATCGCGGCGGTTTGCCAGGTTTTTTGAAAGTGCTGGACGAGCACACGCTGGCCTTTGCGGATTTCGGCGGCAACCGGCAATACATTACGCTGGGAAATTTATCGGAGAACCCGCAGGCGTTTATTTTTTTGATGGATTACGCCCACAGCCGCCGCGTGAAATTGTGGGGCACCGCCAAAGTGGTCGAGAACGACGAGGCGCTGTTGTCGCAACTGGCCGACCCGGCCTACCGCGCAGGAAAACCGGAGCGGGCGATTGCATTCACGCTGGCGGCCTGGGACATGAACTGCCCGCAGCACATTCACAAGCGCGTGCCGCTGAAGGAAGTGGCGCCGATCATCGAACAACTGCAAGCGCGTGTGAAACAACTGGAAGCAGAGTTGGCGCAGCGCGACGCTCAGCTGCCAACATAG